In Moorella sp. Hama-1, a single genomic region encodes these proteins:
- the flgF gene encoding flagellar basal-body rod protein FlgF: MLRGLYLASTGMVAQEMRQDVISNNLANATTPGFKGETATVRSFPEMLLQRMADNKATPIGPFSPGVMIDGIHTNFTPGTLTETGQATDLALMQPGVGVTPAFFTVRTPGGLAYTRNGNFHLDANGVLVTAEGYPVQGQNGDITFRNQYTNELMLEPHFKVDSNGQVIIHWPDQQGLQQEYPLDYLQITTFANADLPLLQRQGDNLFAAPAGVQPLPAANVQVRQGWLEQANIDPAREMVDMLSVLRSYEANQKVIQTEDQTLGKSVNEVGSLR, from the coding sequence ATGCTCAGGGGTTTATACCTGGCATCCACAGGCATGGTGGCCCAGGAGATGCGCCAGGACGTCATCAGCAACAACCTGGCCAACGCTACGACCCCCGGTTTCAAGGGCGAGACGGCTACGGTCCGGTCCTTTCCCGAAATGCTCCTGCAGCGGATGGCCGATAATAAAGCCACACCTATTGGCCCCTTCAGCCCCGGGGTGATGATCGACGGTATCCACACCAACTTTACCCCGGGCACCCTGACGGAAACCGGGCAGGCCACGGACCTGGCCCTGATGCAACCCGGCGTCGGGGTTACACCGGCCTTTTTCACCGTACGGACCCCGGGCGGCCTGGCCTATACCCGTAATGGGAACTTCCACCTCGATGCCAACGGCGTGCTGGTTACTGCCGAAGGCTACCCCGTCCAGGGGCAAAATGGAGACATCACTTTCCGAAATCAATATACCAATGAGTTAATGCTTGAGCCCCACTTTAAAGTCGATAGTAACGGCCAGGTAATTATTCACTGGCCGGACCAGCAAGGCCTGCAGCAGGAATACCCGTTAGATTACCTGCAGATTACCACCTTTGCCAACGCCGACCTGCCCCTCCTCCAGCGCCAGGGGGATAACCTCTTTGCCGCCCCGGCGGGGGTTCAGCCCCTACCGGCTGCCAATGTCCAGGTCAGGCAGGGCTGGCTGGAGCAAGCCAATATTGATCCCGCCCGGGAAATGGTAGATATGCTCTCCGTCTTGAGGAGTTATGAGGCCAACCAGAAGGTCATCCAGACAGAGGACCAGACCCTGGGCAAGAGCGTTAACGAGGTAGGCAGCCTGCGGTAA
- the fliR gene encoding flagellar biosynthetic protein FliR, with protein sequence MSYLTQAELFFLVLVRTTAFFVTAPFFGIRGVPGLVKAGLGFLVALLLLPVLPAGQPTFSSGWVYALAALNESLAGLALGYLASLIFSAIQIAGQLLDIHMGLAMASLFDPQNATTTTIMGQFFAILGLLLFFQMDGHHTLLLALQESFRLLPLGGVHFSGDLVWAVVKLFTGTFALALKIAAPVIAVLLIADLALSLVARTVPQLNVFILGFPLKVGLGLLVLIAILPLLATVFSNLFSQMEHDLALIIRSWPH encoded by the coding sequence ATGAGCTACTTAACCCAGGCGGAATTATTTTTCCTGGTCCTGGTCCGGACGACGGCCTTTTTCGTAACGGCGCCCTTTTTCGGCATCCGCGGGGTCCCGGGCCTGGTAAAGGCTGGCCTGGGTTTCCTGGTGGCCCTCCTGCTGCTGCCGGTCCTGCCGGCAGGGCAACCCACCTTTAGCAGCGGCTGGGTCTATGCCCTGGCCGCCCTGAACGAGTCCCTGGCCGGCCTGGCCCTGGGTTACCTGGCCAGCCTGATCTTCAGCGCCATCCAGATTGCCGGCCAGCTTCTGGATATCCATATGGGCCTGGCCATGGCCAGCCTCTTTGACCCCCAGAATGCCACCACTACCACCATTATGGGCCAGTTCTTCGCTATCCTGGGGTTGCTCCTTTTCTTCCAGATGGACGGCCACCATACCCTGCTCCTGGCCCTTCAGGAGAGCTTTCGCCTGCTGCCCCTGGGCGGGGTCCATTTCAGCGGCGACCTGGTCTGGGCCGTGGTCAAGCTCTTTACCGGCACCTTTGCCCTGGCCCTGAAGATTGCCGCCCCGGTCATCGCCGTCCTCCTCATCGCCGACCTGGCCCTGAGCCTGGTGGCCCGGACGGTGCCCCAGCTCAATGTCTTTATCCTGGGTTTTCCCTTGAAGGTGGGCCTGGGGCTGCTGGTCCTGATCGCCATCCTGCCCCTGCTGGCTACGGTCTTCAGCAATCTCTTCAGCCAGATGGAACACGACCTGGCCCTCATTATCAGGAGCTGGCCGCACTGA
- the flhF gene encoding flagellar biosynthesis protein FlhF, translating to MKIKRYLARDMQEAYLAIRRDLGPEAVIVATRQVRRPGLWGFFQPPRLEVTAALDTAAGGPGGAKANGAGAYPPAGAATAPAGAVGMAEATATAGPVGPPGGAPAFPLAAAPDRGGFPAFDGLRRELADIKTALARLARPEGSATSPWQQALQDQELAADLVVELTAGLEATAGPEVVGGVVRNRLAERLAGQVAAASRQRVQAFIGPTGVGKTTTLAKVAARYSIYQEQKVGLITLDTYRIGAVDQLRTYAEIMGLPLEVAMTPREFREALEHLGDRDIILVDTAGRAPENKAMLAETRGFLEAMPGGDVYLVLSSATRRQDLLQAVERFRPLHYNHLIFTKLDETSCPGVVVTVTAAAGVPLAYITTGQDVPDDLEVADPHYLAERIWKAVARNGSGGQVA from the coding sequence GTGAAGATTAAACGTTATCTCGCCCGGGATATGCAGGAAGCCTACCTGGCCATCAGGCGGGACCTGGGGCCGGAGGCGGTCATTGTGGCTACCCGCCAAGTACGCCGGCCGGGGCTGTGGGGCTTTTTCCAGCCCCCCCGCCTGGAGGTGACGGCCGCCCTGGATACGGCAGCTGGTGGGCCGGGTGGGGCGAAGGCTAACGGCGCGGGCGCCTACCCGCCAGCGGGGGCGGCAACAGCGCCGGCGGGCGCGGTTGGCATGGCGGAAGCTACTGCTACTGCAGGCCCGGTCGGGCCGCCCGGCGGGGCGCCGGCTTTCCCCCTTGCAGCGGCGCCAGACCGGGGCGGCTTCCCGGCCTTTGACGGCTTGCGCCGCGAACTGGCGGACATTAAAACGGCCCTGGCGCGCCTGGCCCGGCCGGAGGGCAGCGCCACTTCCCCCTGGCAGCAGGCGCTGCAGGATCAGGAACTCGCGGCGGACCTGGTCGTCGAGCTAACGGCCGGCCTTGAGGCCACGGCCGGTCCGGAGGTGGTCGGCGGGGTAGTCCGCAACCGCCTGGCGGAACGGCTGGCCGGACAGGTAGCGGCGGCATCCCGGCAGCGGGTGCAGGCCTTTATCGGTCCTACCGGGGTAGGCAAAACGACCACCCTGGCCAAGGTAGCCGCCCGCTACAGTATTTACCAGGAGCAGAAGGTCGGCCTCATCACCCTGGACACCTACCGCATCGGCGCGGTGGACCAGCTGCGGACCTACGCGGAGATTATGGGCCTGCCCCTGGAGGTAGCCATGACCCCGCGGGAGTTCCGGGAGGCCCTGGAACACCTGGGGGACCGGGATATAATTCTGGTGGATACCGCCGGCCGGGCGCCGGAGAATAAGGCCATGCTGGCGGAAACCCGGGGCTTCCTGGAGGCTATGCCCGGGGGTGACGTTTACCTGGTCTTAAGCAGCGCCACCAGGCGCCAGGACCTCCTGCAGGCGGTGGAAAGGTTCCGCCCTTTGCATTATAACCATCTGATCTTCACGAAACTCGATGAAACCAGCTGCCCGGGGGTAGTGGTTACGGTTACGGCGGCGGCGGGGGTACCCCTGGCCTATATAACCACCGGCCAGGACGTTCCCGACGACCTGGAAGTCGCCGACCCCCACTACCTGGCCGAGCGGATATGGAAAGCGGTGGCCAGGAATGGATCAGGCGGCCAGGTTGCGTAA
- the flhA gene encoding flagellar biosynthesis protein FlhA has protein sequence MPSPGGLLGALRRLTPYNDILVAALVLGIVMLIVIPVSPVVMDFLLIVSMSISMVIFLTTMFVTRSLDFSVFPSLLLVVTLFRLSLNISSTRLILSQADAGHVIETFGSFVVRGNYIVGFIIFLIITIIQFIVITNGAQRVAEVAARFTLDAMPGKQMSIDADLNAGLLTEEAARAKRRELQREADFYGAMDGASKFVRGDAIASLIITAINIIGGLAIGIWQLKMPFMQALQTYTRLTIGDGLVTQLPALLVSTGTGILVTRSGALDNFGKEVIGQLTGFPRIAGLVAAVLFLLGLLPGMPHLSFLIMAGGVGYAAYALAREEKAQKLHQQEVAAGRQQQRQPENVLNLFQIDPLEVEIGYGLIPLADEGQGGDLLDRLAAVRRQSATEMGIYVRPIRIRDNLQLPPEGYIFKIHGVEAAQGEIRPSHLLAMNPAGNEGPPGGIPTREPTFGLPAWWVPEARRQEVEVAGFTVVDAATVLVTHLTEFIKAHAAELIGRQETRELLDKVKENNPAVVEELVPDLLTVGEVQKVLAGLLQEQVPIRDLVTILEALADAARSSRDLDFLVGAARQALKRTISRQYAPDGKLVALTLHPQLEQKISEAIQPTSQGSFPALAPEEVRDLLGRLGQAVEKAALGGGQPVLLCSARVRLPLRRLLQRSFPHLAVLAYNELEPGLEVEAVEAVNVV, from the coding sequence ATGCCGTCCCCTGGTGGCCTGTTAGGAGCCTTGAGGCGCCTTACACCATACAATGACATTCTGGTAGCAGCCCTGGTCCTGGGGATAGTCATGCTGATCGTTATCCCGGTCAGCCCCGTGGTCATGGACTTCCTGCTCATCGTCAGCATGAGCATCAGCATGGTCATCTTCCTGACTACCATGTTTGTCACCCGTAGCCTGGACTTTTCCGTCTTTCCCTCCCTACTGCTGGTGGTGACCCTGTTCCGCCTGTCCCTGAATATTTCCTCCACCAGGCTCATTTTGAGCCAGGCCGACGCCGGCCATGTCATCGAGACCTTCGGCAGTTTTGTCGTCCGGGGCAACTACATTGTCGGCTTCATTATCTTCCTTATTATTACTATCATCCAGTTTATCGTCATTACCAACGGTGCCCAGCGGGTGGCCGAGGTGGCAGCCCGTTTCACCCTAGACGCCATGCCCGGCAAGCAGATGAGCATCGACGCCGACTTGAACGCCGGCCTGCTGACGGAAGAAGCGGCCCGGGCGAAACGCCGAGAGCTGCAGCGGGAGGCCGACTTTTACGGGGCCATGGACGGCGCCAGCAAGTTCGTCCGGGGGGACGCCATTGCCAGCCTGATTATTACGGCCATCAATATTATCGGCGGCCTGGCCATTGGCATCTGGCAGCTGAAGATGCCCTTTATGCAGGCCCTGCAGACTTACACCCGGTTGACCATCGGCGATGGCCTGGTCACCCAACTGCCGGCCCTACTGGTTTCCACCGGAACGGGCATCCTGGTGACCCGCTCCGGGGCCCTGGATAACTTCGGCAAAGAGGTAATCGGCCAGCTGACGGGCTTCCCCCGCATCGCCGGCCTGGTGGCGGCTGTTCTCTTCCTGCTGGGCCTATTGCCGGGGATGCCCCACCTTTCCTTCCTGATTATGGCCGGGGGCGTGGGCTACGCCGCTTATGCCCTGGCCCGGGAGGAAAAGGCCCAGAAGCTGCACCAGCAGGAGGTGGCCGCCGGCCGGCAGCAGCAGCGCCAGCCGGAGAATGTCCTCAACCTTTTCCAGATTGATCCCCTGGAGGTGGAGATTGGCTACGGCCTGATCCCCCTGGCCGATGAAGGCCAGGGCGGCGACCTCCTGGACCGCCTGGCTGCCGTCCGGCGCCAGAGCGCTACCGAGATGGGCATTTACGTCCGGCCCATCCGCATCCGGGATAACCTGCAACTGCCCCCCGAGGGGTATATCTTTAAAATCCACGGGGTCGAGGCGGCCCAGGGCGAGATCCGGCCCAGTCACCTGCTGGCTATGAACCCGGCCGGCAATGAAGGGCCGCCCGGGGGGATACCCACCCGGGAACCCACCTTCGGCCTGCCGGCCTGGTGGGTGCCTGAAGCCAGGCGGCAGGAGGTGGAGGTGGCCGGCTTTACCGTCGTTGACGCTGCCACCGTCCTGGTGACCCACCTGACGGAATTTATTAAAGCCCACGCTGCCGAACTCATCGGCCGCCAGGAGACCCGGGAACTGCTGGACAAGGTTAAGGAGAATAATCCGGCGGTGGTGGAGGAACTGGTGCCGGACCTGCTGACCGTTGGCGAGGTGCAGAAGGTCCTGGCCGGTCTTCTCCAGGAACAAGTTCCCATCCGCGACCTGGTAACCATCCTGGAGGCCCTGGCCGATGCCGCCCGCAGCAGCCGGGATCTGGATTTCCTGGTGGGTGCCGCCCGCCAGGCCTTGAAGCGCACCATCAGCCGGCAGTACGCCCCGGACGGGAAATTAGTAGCCCTGACCCTGCACCCCCAGCTGGAGCAGAAGATAAGCGAAGCCATCCAGCCGACCTCCCAGGGCAGTTTCCCGGCCCTGGCCCCGGAGGAGGTCCGGGATCTCCTGGGCCGGTTGGGTCAGGCTGTCGAAAAGGCCGCCCTGGGCGGGGGGCAGCCGGTACTCCTCTGTTCCGCCCGGGTGCGGCTGCCTTTGCGGCGGTTGCTGCAGCGATCCTTTCCCCACCTGGCCGTACTGGCCTATAACGAGCTGGAGCCCGGTCTGGAAGTAGAGGCTGTGGAGGCGGTGAATGTAGTGTGA
- a CDS encoding endolytic transglycosylase MltG translates to MFLAWHPGPTREEIIARAREYGMVFREEVVPLAPAPGKEGTPAPAGPPQQPGSNPGQESAALGQGTPTAVNASPPAGAAGGNSTAKAAAGPAGEILVTIPAGAGLEDIAAALEAKGVISAATFEAEVHREGLGGKIKAGSYYLPPGDVQEIIKRLTS, encoded by the coding sequence GTGTTCCTGGCCTGGCATCCCGGCCCTACCAGGGAGGAGATTATCGCCCGGGCCCGGGAATATGGTATGGTTTTCCGGGAGGAAGTCGTCCCCCTGGCGCCGGCACCCGGGAAGGAAGGAACCCCAGCCCCGGCCGGGCCGCCGCAGCAACCGGGCTCCAATCCCGGCCAGGAAAGCGCGGCTCTGGGCCAGGGTACGCCTACGGCCGTCAATGCCTCGCCGCCTGCCGGAGCGGCCGGGGGGAATTCCACCGCCAAAGCTGCTGCCGGGCCGGCCGGTGAGATCCTGGTTACCATCCCGGCGGGGGCCGGCCTGGAGGATATCGCCGCCGCCCTGGAGGCTAAAGGGGTCATCAGCGCGGCGACCTTTGAGGCCGAGGTCCACCGGGAGGGCCTGGGAGGCAAAATAAAAGCCGGCTCCTATTACCTCCCCCCGGGGGACGTTCAGGAGATAATCAAGCGTTTGACCAGCTAG
- the fliQ gene encoding flagellar biosynthesis protein FliQ: MTQEFVIHLAREALTTALLLAAPALGLSLIVGVGISILQATTQIQEQTLTFVPKIVAVILGMLLLGSWMLNTLIQFTANIFGNLGALVK, encoded by the coding sequence GTGACCCAGGAATTCGTCATTCACCTGGCCCGGGAGGCCCTGACTACGGCCCTGCTGCTGGCGGCGCCGGCTTTAGGCTTAAGCCTCATCGTCGGCGTGGGGATCAGCATCCTCCAGGCGACCACCCAGATCCAGGAGCAGACCCTGACCTTCGTGCCTAAAATTGTGGCCGTCATCCTGGGGATGCTCCTCCTGGGTTCCTGGATGCTCAACACCCTGATCCAGTTTACAGCCAACATCTTCGGCAACCTGGGCGCCCTGGTGAAGTAG
- a CDS encoding zinc ribbon domain-containing protein — MVYCSRCGQPLPPGWRFCPDCNSDDSDPAFKARSRREAALWILLGNFSREHRRPQLASLFYRAALAADPDNWEASFNLGCQAWQEGQVDRALSWWETSLQTNPENYLAHFNLGTYFLYNRNLSAARYHLTRVGRLKPDYLAARINLGTTYLLLGLAEAARREYTYVLERDPVQIGARRGLALIDKVGHRGCPGPPASKKR, encoded by the coding sequence ATGGTTTATTGTTCACGGTGCGGCCAACCCCTCCCGCCCGGCTGGCGCTTTTGCCCTGATTGTAACTCTGATGATAGTGACCCGGCTTTTAAGGCCCGGTCGCGCCGGGAGGCTGCCCTTTGGATTCTCCTGGGTAACTTCTCCCGGGAGCACCGGCGGCCCCAGCTGGCCAGCCTCTTCTACCGCGCGGCCCTGGCTGCCGACCCGGATAACTGGGAAGCCAGCTTCAATCTGGGCTGCCAGGCCTGGCAGGAGGGCCAGGTGGACAGGGCCCTCTCCTGGTGGGAAACCAGCCTCCAGACCAACCCGGAGAATTACCTGGCCCACTTCAACCTGGGTACATACTTTCTCTACAACCGCAACCTCAGCGCCGCCCGTTACCACCTGACCCGGGTAGGGCGCCTCAAACCAGATTACCTGGCGGCCCGGATCAACCTGGGCACCACATACCTGCTCCTGGGTCTGGCGGAAGCGGCCCGGCGGGAGTATACCTACGTCCTCGAGCGCGACCCTGTCCAGATCGGCGCCCGCCGCGGCCTGGCCCTGATTGATAAGGTCGGGCACAGGGGCTGCCCGGGGCCCCCGGCCTCTAAAAAAAGGTAG
- the flhB gene encoding flagellar biosynthesis protein FlhB — protein MDRQNQFAFYYIPDGADSHAPRGAPVEDKNDCQAYFKSGTGIASSHGDSNRQHLTSHFLFDLQLFAEEKTEEATPHRLQEVRQKGQVARSNDLSAALVLLASTVFLYWRREAFYQAMADLITATLRDGWHQQLDDGTFLALTGQLALKVGLLLAPLLVLAAVVGLAANFAQTGFVFSLEPLTPRLENLDPIKGLQRFFSRRALMELLKSLAKVTIVSLVVWKVVQGQFTRLLMTVDMGLPATLDLVGQLLYRVGLGALAVFLVLAAADYVFQRREFQRNLRMTKQEIKEEMKQMEGDPLVRSRLREKQRQFARHRMMHAVPEATVVITNPTHVAVALRYRETEGAPRVVAKGAGSIAERIKAVARSHNIPVVENPPVARALYRQVELDQEIPVALYQAVAEILARIYKLRGRL, from the coding sequence ATGGACAGGCAGAACCAGTTCGCATTTTACTACATCCCGGACGGGGCAGACTCTCATGCCCCGCGTGGGGCACCAGTGGAGGATAAAAATGATTGTCAGGCCTACTTTAAATCCGGAACTGGCATAGCCAGTTCCCACGGCGATTCCAACCGCCAACATCTAACTTCTCACTTCTTGTTTGACCTGCAGCTCTTTGCCGAGGAGAAGACCGAAGAGGCCACGCCCCACCGCCTCCAGGAAGTGCGGCAGAAGGGCCAGGTGGCCCGGAGCAATGACTTGAGCGCGGCCCTGGTCCTGCTGGCCAGCACCGTCTTCCTTTACTGGCGGCGGGAGGCCTTTTACCAGGCCATGGCGGACCTGATCACTGCCACCCTCCGGGACGGCTGGCACCAGCAATTGGACGACGGCACTTTCCTGGCCCTCACCGGCCAGTTGGCCTTAAAGGTGGGCCTGCTCCTGGCCCCCCTCCTGGTGCTGGCGGCGGTGGTGGGCCTGGCAGCCAACTTTGCCCAGACGGGATTTGTTTTCTCCCTGGAACCCCTGACGCCGCGCCTGGAGAACCTGGACCCCATCAAGGGACTGCAGCGCTTCTTTTCCCGGCGCGCCTTGATGGAGCTTTTGAAGAGCCTGGCCAAGGTAACCATCGTCAGCCTGGTAGTCTGGAAGGTCGTCCAGGGGCAGTTCACCCGGCTCCTGATGACTGTGGACATGGGGCTGCCGGCTACCCTGGACCTGGTGGGGCAGCTGCTTTACCGGGTGGGGTTGGGGGCCCTGGCCGTTTTCCTGGTCCTGGCGGCGGCCGACTACGTTTTCCAGCGGCGGGAGTTCCAGCGTAACCTGCGCATGACCAAGCAGGAAATAAAGGAAGAAATGAAGCAGATGGAGGGCGACCCCCTGGTGCGTTCCCGGCTGCGGGAGAAGCAGCGCCAGTTCGCCCGGCACCGCATGATGCACGCCGTGCCGGAGGCCACTGTGGTCATCACCAACCCTACCCACGTGGCCGTGGCCCTGCGCTACCGGGAGACGGAAGGGGCGCCCCGGGTGGTGGCCAAGGGCGCCGGGAGCATCGCCGAGCGTATCAAGGCGGTAGCCCGCAGCCACAACATCCCGGTAGTGGAAAACCCGCCGGTGGCCCGCGCCCTCTACCGCCAGGTGGAACTGGATCAGGAGATCCCGGTGGCCCTCTACCAGGCGGTGGCGGAGATCCTGGCCCGGATCTATAAGTTGCGGGGGAGATTGTAA
- a CDS encoding flagellar brake protein — MAEMKFILNNTPIIIGSREKKGIRTLIQETGADSFAILAPGSEEIVLGRGELVEAVYNREDARYEFTTRVLEYDPGPPPLYRLAYPEEYQRIQVRTHVRARAALEFRYALWPAADWPLRPPRPHKRGITLDLSGGGAGVILREEVRAGDLLYIELHLPGRRHHLPLRLAARVKRVAPRDIDGVRRYEVGVAFEGLSERQEDQIVAFVFHRLLEERRQRS, encoded by the coding sequence ATGGCGGAGATGAAGTTTATTCTTAACAACACACCCATCATAATCGGCAGCAGGGAGAAGAAAGGCATTCGCACCCTGATCCAGGAAACAGGCGCGGACAGCTTCGCCATCCTGGCCCCGGGCAGCGAAGAGATCGTCCTGGGACGGGGGGAACTGGTGGAGGCAGTCTATAACCGGGAAGACGCCCGCTATGAATTTACTACCCGGGTACTGGAATATGACCCGGGGCCGCCGCCCCTTTACCGCCTGGCTTACCCGGAGGAGTACCAGCGCATCCAGGTGCGGACCCATGTGCGCGCCCGGGCGGCCCTGGAGTTTCGCTACGCCCTGTGGCCGGCGGCGGACTGGCCCCTACGACCGCCACGCCCCCATAAGCGGGGGATAACCCTGGATCTCAGCGGCGGCGGTGCCGGGGTGATCCTGAGGGAAGAAGTGCGGGCGGGGGATCTACTTTACATAGAACTGCATCTACCGGGCCGCCGCCATCACCTGCCTTTGCGCCTGGCAGCGCGAGTGAAGCGGGTGGCTCCCAGGGATATCGATGGCGTGCGCCGCTATGAGGTAGGGGTGGCCTTCGAAGGCTTGAGCGAGAGGCAGGAAGATCAGATTGTGGCTTTTGTTTTTCACAGGTTGCTGGAAGAAAGGCGCCAAAGGAGTTAA
- a CDS encoding MinD/ParA family protein — translation MDQAARLRKLVLRQQEERARVITIASGKGGVGKTNITVNLGLILARQGRRTLLFDADLGLANLDILLGLIPRHTITEVIAGQRDLAEVVVQGPRGLLLVPGATGIQELADLDAAARDRLITDLDALAREVDVLLVDSGAGISRTVLAFAAAAGETIVVATPEPTSITDAYGLLKGLHRLGVKPRLLVNRAATPGEGQQAAGRLQETCRRFLQLELPLLGIIPEDRHVGEAVRSQQPFSELYPRCPATRALEAAAAGLTGAGGPPARMGGFWQRLGRLLGR, via the coding sequence ATGGATCAGGCGGCCAGGTTGCGTAAACTGGTGCTTCGCCAGCAGGAAGAGCGGGCCCGGGTGATTACAATAGCCAGCGGCAAGGGCGGCGTGGGCAAGACCAACATCACCGTCAACCTGGGGCTGATCCTGGCCCGCCAGGGCCGGCGGACCCTCCTTTTTGATGCCGACCTGGGCCTGGCCAACCTGGACATCCTCCTGGGATTGATACCCCGGCACACCATTACCGAGGTCATTGCCGGGCAGCGGGATCTGGCGGAGGTGGTAGTCCAGGGTCCCCGGGGGCTCCTCCTGGTGCCGGGGGCCACGGGTATCCAGGAGCTGGCCGACCTCGATGCCGCCGCCCGGGACCGCCTGATCACCGACCTGGACGCCCTGGCCCGGGAAGTGGATGTGCTCCTGGTGGACTCCGGGGCCGGTATTTCCCGGACAGTCCTGGCCTTTGCGGCAGCAGCCGGCGAGACCATCGTCGTGGCTACACCCGAGCCGACTTCCATTACCGACGCTTATGGTTTGCTCAAAGGCCTGCACCGCCTGGGAGTCAAGCCCCGCCTGCTGGTGAACCGCGCCGCCACACCCGGCGAGGGTCAGCAGGCCGCCGGGCGCTTGCAGGAGACCTGCCGCCGCTTTTTACAGCTGGAACTGCCCCTCCTGGGGATTATCCCTGAAGACCGCCATGTCGGAGAAGCTGTACGTAGCCAGCAGCCCTTTAGCGAGCTTTACCCCCGTTGCCCGGCTACCCGGGCCCTGGAGGCGGCTGCCGCCGGCCTGACCGGAGCAGGGGGGCCGCCGGCAAGGATGGGGGGGTTCTGGCAGCGCCTGGGCCGGCTCCTGGGGCGATAG
- a CDS encoding flagellar hook-basal body protein, producing MIGVLWRGAGGMRAQQVQVDSLANDIANVNTNGYKQARVNFADLVYRPVEEGGMPVDHPPAPARPPALGAGVKVASIDKDFSQGTLVQTGDPLNLAIQGDGFFVVVDQAGNRYLTRDGNFHRDDAGYVVNASGYYLLGSDGNPLSLPPEAENIAVTPDGTITGVINGASQDLGYLDLYAVTNPGGLEAAGDNLFRETAASGQVFYGMPGAPGAPIPGAPATAGTTGPLGTLRSGYLEAANVDLAATMTKMIVAQRAYELNSRSVRVADEMWGLANNLRR from the coding sequence ATGATTGGAGTCCTCTGGCGGGGGGCCGGCGGTATGCGGGCCCAGCAGGTCCAGGTGGACAGCCTGGCCAATGACATCGCCAACGTCAACACTAACGGCTACAAGCAGGCCCGGGTCAATTTCGCCGATCTGGTTTACCGGCCCGTCGAGGAAGGGGGTATGCCGGTGGACCATCCCCCGGCCCCGGCCCGGCCGCCGGCCCTGGGGGCGGGGGTGAAGGTGGCCAGCATAGATAAAGACTTCAGCCAGGGGACCCTGGTGCAGACGGGCGATCCCCTGAACCTGGCTATCCAGGGGGATGGGTTCTTCGTTGTGGTGGACCAGGCGGGGAATAGATATCTCACCCGGGACGGCAATTTCCACCGGGATGACGCCGGTTACGTGGTAAATGCCAGCGGCTACTACCTTCTCGGCAGTGATGGCAATCCCTTAAGCCTGCCGCCGGAGGCGGAAAACATCGCCGTCACCCCGGACGGCACCATCACCGGCGTAATCAACGGTGCGAGCCAGGACCTGGGCTATCTGGATCTCTACGCGGTCACCAACCCCGGCGGCCTGGAGGCTGCAGGCGACAACCTTTTCCGGGAGACGGCTGCCAGTGGCCAGGTGTTTTATGGTATGCCTGGCGCGCCGGGGGCCCCTATTCCCGGTGCCCCTGCAACCGCTGGCACTACCGGACCCCTGGGGACCCTGCGTTCCGGCTACCTGGAAGCCGCCAACGTCGACCTGGCGGCGACCATGACGAAAATGATCGTTGCCCAGCGGGCTTACGAGTTAAACTCCCGCTCTGTCCGGGTGGCCGACGAGATGTGGGGCCTGGCTAACAACCTGCGGCGTTAA
- a CDS encoding FliA/WhiG family RNA polymerase sigma factor, whose product MAVKDSALWTSYLAGRDSPRRQELVLKYLPLVKYHVNRLAVKPPRHLDQEDLVGYGIVGLLEAIDRYDPSRGVNFETFASQRIRGAILDALRRAHWAPRTLVEKLRQASKIYRELEQQGGGEVPDGAVAAAMGIPEEELRELMERGAQMAILSLEDFLLDQEGEEGTTRGELLADPDSPDPVGIYEQGELHRALTAALENLKEKDRLVLTLYYYEGLTLKEIGKILGISESRVCQLHGRAVLNLRRQLADFVIDG is encoded by the coding sequence ATGGCTGTTAAGGATAGCGCCCTGTGGACCTCCTACCTGGCCGGCCGGGACAGCCCCCGGCGCCAGGAACTGGTCCTGAAGTACCTGCCCCTGGTGAAATACCACGTCAATCGCCTGGCGGTCAAGCCGCCCCGGCACCTGGACCAGGAAGACCTGGTGGGCTATGGTATTGTGGGCCTACTGGAGGCCATTGATCGTTACGACCCCTCCCGGGGTGTGAACTTCGAAACCTTTGCCTCCCAGCGCATCCGCGGGGCTATCCTCGATGCCCTGCGCCGCGCCCACTGGGCGCCCCGGACCCTGGTAGAGAAATTGCGCCAGGCCAGCAAGATTTATCGGGAGCTGGAGCAGCAAGGTGGGGGCGAGGTTCCTGACGGGGCGGTGGCCGCGGCCATGGGGATCCCGGAAGAAGAACTGCGGGAACTCATGGAGCGGGGCGCCCAGATGGCCATCCTCTCCCTGGAAGACTTTCTCCTGGATCAGGAAGGAGAAGAGGGAACCACCCGCGGGGAACTCCTGGCCGACCCCGACAGTCCCGATCCGGTGGGTATCTATGAGCAGGGAGAACTCCATCGGGCCCTGACGGCGGCCCTGGAAAATTTGAAGGAAAAGGACCGGCTGGTCCTGACCCTCTATTATTATGAAGGTTTGACCCTGAAGGAGATCGGCAAAATCCTGGGCATATCAGAGTCCCGGGTCTGCCAGCTCCACGGGCGGGCGGTTTTAAACCTGCGCCGGCAACTGGCTGATTTTGTCATTGACGGGTGA